In Rhizobium sp. CIAT894, the genomic window AAATCCTTCCGGGAAACTGATTTTATGCGTGGCTGTGGATAAGCTGTGGACCTGCATCTGCCAACGCAACTTGGTCCTCGTCATCCACAGGGCCCGATGAAACCGATCTGCAGAATTCGAATTGTGGATAAGGCGGCATGTTTTCCCTTGCCCGAGACCGCCTCGCCGCCGTAGCTCTGTTTCATCCAGTCTTTTCAACAGGCAGCGGAAAATAACGTGGAGAACAGAACGAACTTCTTTCATCTGCATCTGATTTCTGACTCAACGGGAGAGACTCTGATCTCGGCCGGTCGAGCCGCATCGGCCCAGTTCAGATCCGCTCAGCCGATCGAACATGTCTATCCGCTGATCCGCAACCGCAAACAGCTGCTGCCGGTTCTGCAGGCGATCGACGATGCACCGGGCATCGTGCTCTATACGATCGTCGATCGGGAGCTCGCGAGCCTGATCGACGAACGCTGCATCGAAATGGGCGTGGCCTCGGTGAATGTGTTGGAGCCGGTCATGAATGCCTTCCAGATCTATCTCGGCGCCCCGTCGCGCCGTCGGGTCGGCGCCCAGCATGTGATGAATGCCGGCTACTTCGCGCGTATCGAAGCGCTGAATTTTACTATGGATCACGACGACGGTCAGATGCCGGACGATTACAACGATGCCGATGTCGTCATCATCGGCATCAGCCGCACGTCGAAAACACCGACCAGCATCTACCTCGCCAACCGCGGCATCAAGACGGCAAACATTCCGATCGTCTATGGCGTGCCGTTGCCGGAGAGCCTGTTCATTGCGAGCAAACCGCTGATCGTCTGCCTGATCGCCACCACCGACCGCATTTCCCAGGTGCGGGAAAACCGGGTGCTCGGGGCGACGCAGGGTTTTGATCGCGAACATTATACCGACCGCGCCGCGATCTCCGAGGAGCTGAAATATGCCCGCTCGCTCTGCGCCCGCCACAACTGGCCGCTGATCGACGTTACTCGCCGCTCAATCGAGGAAACAGCCGCGGCAATCGTTGCCCTGCGCCCGAAGCTGCGCTAAGCGCTGGCGGAAGCCGGCATCCGAGGAACTCATGATACCCAAAATCATCCTTGCATCATCGAGCCCCTTTCGGCGGATGCTGATGGAAAATGCCGGTCTGTCCTTCGAGGCGCATGCCGCCAATATCGATGAAAGAGCGGTCGAAGCCCCGTTGGAAAAAGCCGGGGCAACGCCGGATGCCGTCGCTCTCGTCCTGGCCAAGGCCAAGGCCGAGGAGGTCAGCGGCCGCTTTCCGGACAGTCTGGTGATCGGTTCGGATCAGACGATGTCGCTTGGCGACCGCGTCTTCCACAAGCCGAAGGACATGGCCGAGGCGGCGAGCCACCTTCACGCCCTTTCGGGAACAACCCACCGCTTGAACAGCGCCGTCGCGATCGTCAGCGATGGCGTGGTTCTGTGGCAGCATCTCGCCCATGCCGAGCTGACGATGCGGCCGCTGGCGGCGGACTTCATTGCCAGGCACCTGGCGCGCGTCGGGGACAGGGCGCTTTCCAGCGTCGGCGCCTATCAGTTGGAGGGGGAAGGCATTCAGCTCTTCGAGAGAATCGAGGGTGATTATTTCACCATTCTCGGCTTGCCGATGCTGCCGCTCTTAAAAAAATTACGAGACCTCGGAGCAATCGATGGGTGATTCACGTGAAACATTCGAGCCGCAAGCGTTTGTCACGGGCTTTCCGATCAAGCACTCGCGCTCGCCGTTGATCCATGGCTATTGGCTGAAGACGCTCGGCCTGCCAGGCAGCTACCGCGCCCACGAAGTGCCGCCCGAGGCCTTTGCCGATTTCATCGCTTCGCTGAAGGATGGCAGT contains:
- a CDS encoding pyruvate, water dikinase regulatory protein, which codes for MENRTNFFHLHLISDSTGETLISAGRAASAQFRSAQPIEHVYPLIRNRKQLLPVLQAIDDAPGIVLYTIVDRELASLIDERCIEMGVASVNVLEPVMNAFQIYLGAPSRRRVGAQHVMNAGYFARIEALNFTMDHDDGQMPDDYNDADVVIIGISRTSKTPTSIYLANRGIKTANIPIVYGVPLPESLFIASKPLIVCLIATTDRISQVRENRVLGATQGFDREHYTDRAAISEELKYARSLCARHNWPLIDVTRRSIEETAAAIVALRPKLR
- a CDS encoding Maf-like protein translates to MIPKIILASSSPFRRMLMENAGLSFEAHAANIDERAVEAPLEKAGATPDAVALVLAKAKAEEVSGRFPDSLVIGSDQTMSLGDRVFHKPKDMAEAASHLHALSGTTHRLNSAVAIVSDGVVLWQHLAHAELTMRPLAADFIARHLARVGDRALSSVGAYQLEGEGIQLFERIEGDYFTILGLPMLPLLKKLRDLGAIDG